The Populus alba chromosome 4, ASM523922v2, whole genome shotgun sequence genome contains a region encoding:
- the LOC140955546 gene encoding capsanthin/capsorubin synthase, chromoplastic-like yields MSVEVGGIHLMFPLVSLKLATTPGEFMRATLFRLFPPAPEAKTFLLNHKPTPLISSRKPQTTASRKSHHGIQSSKLGSFLDLKPLSKPESLDFDLSWFDPADRYRCFDVIVIGTGPAGLRLAEQVSRHGVKVCCVDPSPLSMWPSNYGVWVDEFESLGLVDCLDKTWPMTCVYIDDDKTKYLDRPMRSVHVF; encoded by the exons ATGAGTGTAGAAGTTGGGGGAATTCATTTGATGTTTCCCCTTGTTTCTTTGAAACTTGCAACCACACCGGGGGAATTCATGAGA GCAACTCTTTTCAGGCTGTTTCCTCCAGCCCCTGAAGCAAAAACTTTTCTGCTAAACCATAAACCTACTCCTCTAATCTCTTCTCGGAAACCCCAGACCACAGCTTCAAGAAAATCCCACCATGGAATCCAAAGCAGCAAGCTTGGAAGCTTTCTTGACTTGAAACCTCTATCAAAACCCGAGTCCTTGGATTTTGATCTCTCATGGTTTGATCCTGCAGACAGGTATCGTTGCTTTGATGTGATCGTTATTGGGACAGGCCCGGCTGGTTTGCGTCTTGCTGAGCAAGTGTCTCGCCATGGAGTTAAGGTATGTTGTGTTGATCCTTCCCCGCTTTCTATGTGGCCTAGTAACTACGGTGTTTGGGTTGATGAGTTTGAGAGCTTGGGGCTTGTTGATTGCTTGGACAAAACATGGCCTATGACTTGTGTCTATATCGATGATGACAAGACCAAGTATTTAGATCGTCCTATGAGAAGTGTTCATGTTTTctga
- the LOC118038964 gene encoding uncharacterized protein produces MRVKKQKRHRRAVRFYTACFGFRQPYKVLCDGTFIHHLIVNNIAPADTAISNILGGSVKLFTTRCVLAELKRLGKSYTESLQAANTLMIARCDHEQNKNAEGCIVEIIGENNPDHFYVGTQDTDMRKKFQEVPGVPLIFGLRNALFLEPPSAFQRQFAKNSEEERSHMTEKEVALLKKRTKDLVENWEIGDSSDENGGPEDENLEMQPQKYSSRKGMKVKDRPQFKRNKAKGPNPLSVQKKKSRQNTNSMSGKESKGGDETVRSRGRKRKRSRKGKTSAPAES; encoded by the exons ATGAGAGTAAAGAAGCAGAAACGCCACCGGCGGGCAGTGAGATTTTACACAGCATGTTTTGGGTTCCGTCAGCCGTACAAAGTCTTATGTGACGGTACATTTATTCACCATTTAATAGTTAATAACATTGCTCCTGCTGATACAGCTATTTCTAACATTCTTGGTGGCTCTGTCAAGCTCTTCACCACCAG GTGTGTTTTGGCAGAGCTGAAAAGACTTGGGAAATCTTACACTGAATCTCTTCAGGCAGCTAATACGCTTATGATTGCAAG GTGTGATCATGAACAAAACAAGAATGCAGAGGGTTGCATTGTGGAGATTATTGGAGAAAATAACCCGGACCACTTCTATGTTGGTACTCAGGATACTGACATGCGGAAGAAGTTTCAggag GTGCCAGGTGTCCCTCTCATATTTGGTCTTAGAAATGCCCTCTTTCTTGAGCCACCATCTGCATTTCAGCGGCAGTTTGCCAAAAATTCAGAAGAAGAACGGTCACATATGACCGAGAAAGAAGTCGCACTCTTAAAAAAGAGGACTAAGGACTTAGTGGAAAATTGGGAAATTGGAGATTCTTCTGATGAAAATGGAGGTCCAGAAGATGAAAATTTGGAAATGCAGCCTCAGAAATATTCTTCAAGAAAGGGAATGAAGGTCAAGGATAGACCTCAATTCAAGAGAAACAAAGCTAAG GGTCCAAATCCACTTTCAGTCCAGAAGAAAAAGAGTCGTCAAAACACAAACTCCATGTCAGGGAAG GAAAGCAAAGGTGGTGATGAGACGGTTAGAAGTAGAGGCAGGAAAAGAAAGAGATCACGCAAAggcaaaacttctgctccagcAGAAAGCTAA